One Panicum virgatum strain AP13 chromosome 3N, P.virgatum_v5, whole genome shotgun sequence DNA segment encodes these proteins:
- the LOC120663959 gene encoding probable receptor-like protein kinase At5g18500 isoform X1, which produces MTCSYPPLAGALDVQKMSSNSSLTESLHEKTIVFGLKLWVVIGIAVGASLLGILLILLICLTIQSCIRRSRKPLHDRPMTQIPPPCKDIKEVSNDFVVHDGLLLTIQNEPEHGDLVDREAIQLAQEEKLKQGEENNLSGSFRITDGCDGIQIASLDEQSSTHATVDSAPLVGLPEFSYLGWGHWFTLRDLELATNRFAKDNVIGEGGYGVVYRGRLSNGTPVAVKKILNNLGQAEREFRVEVEAIGHVRHKNLVRLLGYCVEGTQRMLVYEYVNNGNLESWLHGELSQYSSLTWLARMKILLGTAKALSYLHEAIEPKVVHRDIKSSNILIDDEFNAKISDFGLAKMLGAGKSHIATRVMGTFGYVAPEYANSGLLNEKSDVYSFGVVLLEAITGRDPIDYERPPNEVNLVDWLKMMVANRRSEEVVDPNLERRPSTKELKRALLTALRCIDLNAEKRPSMDQVVRMLDSNEPIPQEERRHRQNRTPESSETEPLRGKNNSGRSDAPEHEARPPRPKSRTFSSK; this is translated from the exons ATGACATGTTCTTATCCTCCACTTGCAGGTGCGCTTGATGTTCAAAAGATGTCATCAAACTCCAGTCTAACCGAATCTCTACATGAGAAAACAATTGTCTTTGGCCTCAAACTTTGGGTTGTGATTGGGATTGCTGTTGGAGCGTCCCTCTTGGGTATTCTTCTCATTCTTCTCATATGCCTCACCATTCAGAGCTGTATCAGGAGGTCACGCAAGCCACTCCACGACCGTCCAATGACCCAGATACCTCCTCCCTGCAAAGATATCAAGGAAGTGAGTAATGATTTTGTTGTACATGATGGGCTTCTACTCACTATTCAAAATGAGCCCGAGCATGGTGACCTGGTCGATAGAGAAGCGATTCAGTTGGCTCAGGAGGAAAAGTTGAAACAAGGAGAAGAGAACAATCTTTCTGGTTCTTTCCGCATTACGGATGGCTGTGATGGAATTCAGATCGCTTCCCTCGATGAACAATCTTCAACGCATGCTACTGTTGACTCTGCGCCATTAGTGGGCTTACCTGAATTTTCTTATCTTGGTTGGGGCCATTGGTTCACACTTAGAGATCTAGAGCTTGCAACCAACCGTTTTGCAAAGGATAATGTGATTGGTGAGGGCGGATATGGTGTTGTGTATCGTGGCAGATTATCAAATGGCACTCCAGTTGCTGTCAAGAAAATCCTTAACAATTT AGGGCAAGCTGAGAGAGAATTCAGGGTGGAAGTTGAAGCAATCGGCCATGTCCGTCACAAGAATTTGGTCCGCCTTTTGGGTTACTGTGTTGAGGGTACTCAAAG GATGCTTGTCTATGAGTATGTTAATAATGGGAATCTCGAAAGTTGGCTTCATGGGGAATTGTCCCAGTACAGCTCTCTCACTTGGTTGGCTCGCATGAAAATTCTTTTGGGCACTGCAAAGGC CCTTTCTTATTTACATGAGGCAATCGAACCAAAAGTTGTTCACCGTGACATCAAGTCCAGCAATATCTTGATTGATGACGAGTTTAATGCCAAAATATCAGACTTTGGTTTGGCAAAGATGCTTGGTGCTGGTAAAAGTCATATTGCTACACGAGTTATGGGTACCTTTGG CTATGTTGCACCTGAGTATGCTAACAGTGGACTTCTGAATGAAAAGAGTGATGTCTATAGCTTTGGGGTTGTTCTGTTGGAAGCTATTACAGGTAGAGATCCAATTGACTATGAGCGTCCTCCAAATGAG GTAAACCTAGTTGACTGGCTTAAAATGATGGTTGCTAACAGACGTTCTGAAGAAGTGGTGGATCCAAACCTGGAAAGAAGACCTTCAACAAAGGAGCTAAAACGTGCCCTTTTGACAGCCCTGAGGTGTATCGATTTGAATGCCGAGAAGAGACCTAGCATGGACCAGGTGGTCCGGATGTTGGATTCTAACGAACCCATACCTCAAGAG GAAAGAAGACACCGACAGAACCGAACCCCTGAGAGTTCAGAAACCGAGCCATTGAGGGGCAAGAACAACAGTGGCAGGAGTGATGCCCCTGAGCATGAAGCAAGGCCACCTCGACCTAAGAGTCGAACATTTTCGTCCAAATGA
- the LOC120663959 gene encoding probable receptor-like protein kinase At5g18500 isoform X2 codes for MSSNSSLTESLHEKTIVFGLKLWVVIGIAVGASLLGILLILLICLTIQSCIRRSRKPLHDRPMTQIPPPCKDIKEVSNDFVVHDGLLLTIQNEPEHGDLVDREAIQLAQEEKLKQGEENNLSGSFRITDGCDGIQIASLDEQSSTHATVDSAPLVGLPEFSYLGWGHWFTLRDLELATNRFAKDNVIGEGGYGVVYRGRLSNGTPVAVKKILNNLGQAEREFRVEVEAIGHVRHKNLVRLLGYCVEGTQRMLVYEYVNNGNLESWLHGELSQYSSLTWLARMKILLGTAKALSYLHEAIEPKVVHRDIKSSNILIDDEFNAKISDFGLAKMLGAGKSHIATRVMGTFGYVAPEYANSGLLNEKSDVYSFGVVLLEAITGRDPIDYERPPNEVNLVDWLKMMVANRRSEEVVDPNLERRPSTKELKRALLTALRCIDLNAEKRPSMDQVVRMLDSNEPIPQEERRHRQNRTPESSETEPLRGKNNSGRSDAPEHEARPPRPKSRTFSSK; via the exons ATGTCATCAAACTCCAGTCTAACCGAATCTCTACATGAGAAAACAATTGTCTTTGGCCTCAAACTTTGGGTTGTGATTGGGATTGCTGTTGGAGCGTCCCTCTTGGGTATTCTTCTCATTCTTCTCATATGCCTCACCATTCAGAGCTGTATCAGGAGGTCACGCAAGCCACTCCACGACCGTCCAATGACCCAGATACCTCCTCCCTGCAAAGATATCAAGGAAGTGAGTAATGATTTTGTTGTACATGATGGGCTTCTACTCACTATTCAAAATGAGCCCGAGCATGGTGACCTGGTCGATAGAGAAGCGATTCAGTTGGCTCAGGAGGAAAAGTTGAAACAAGGAGAAGAGAACAATCTTTCTGGTTCTTTCCGCATTACGGATGGCTGTGATGGAATTCAGATCGCTTCCCTCGATGAACAATCTTCAACGCATGCTACTGTTGACTCTGCGCCATTAGTGGGCTTACCTGAATTTTCTTATCTTGGTTGGGGCCATTGGTTCACACTTAGAGATCTAGAGCTTGCAACCAACCGTTTTGCAAAGGATAATGTGATTGGTGAGGGCGGATATGGTGTTGTGTATCGTGGCAGATTATCAAATGGCACTCCAGTTGCTGTCAAGAAAATCCTTAACAATTT AGGGCAAGCTGAGAGAGAATTCAGGGTGGAAGTTGAAGCAATCGGCCATGTCCGTCACAAGAATTTGGTCCGCCTTTTGGGTTACTGTGTTGAGGGTACTCAAAG GATGCTTGTCTATGAGTATGTTAATAATGGGAATCTCGAAAGTTGGCTTCATGGGGAATTGTCCCAGTACAGCTCTCTCACTTGGTTGGCTCGCATGAAAATTCTTTTGGGCACTGCAAAGGC CCTTTCTTATTTACATGAGGCAATCGAACCAAAAGTTGTTCACCGTGACATCAAGTCCAGCAATATCTTGATTGATGACGAGTTTAATGCCAAAATATCAGACTTTGGTTTGGCAAAGATGCTTGGTGCTGGTAAAAGTCATATTGCTACACGAGTTATGGGTACCTTTGG CTATGTTGCACCTGAGTATGCTAACAGTGGACTTCTGAATGAAAAGAGTGATGTCTATAGCTTTGGGGTTGTTCTGTTGGAAGCTATTACAGGTAGAGATCCAATTGACTATGAGCGTCCTCCAAATGAG GTAAACCTAGTTGACTGGCTTAAAATGATGGTTGCTAACAGACGTTCTGAAGAAGTGGTGGATCCAAACCTGGAAAGAAGACCTTCAACAAAGGAGCTAAAACGTGCCCTTTTGACAGCCCTGAGGTGTATCGATTTGAATGCCGAGAAGAGACCTAGCATGGACCAGGTGGTCCGGATGTTGGATTCTAACGAACCCATACCTCAAGAG GAAAGAAGACACCGACAGAACCGAACCCCTGAGAGTTCAGAAACCGAGCCATTGAGGGGCAAGAACAACAGTGGCAGGAGTGATGCCCCTGAGCATGAAGCAAGGCCACCTCGACCTAAGAGTCGAACATTTTCGTCCAAATGA